Proteins encoded by one window of Kribbella italica:
- a CDS encoding threonine synthase, translating to MRFSALTQLECPQCGLRHDPDQVIGLCSCGSPLLVRYDLDEIRAGLTKEDVAARPPDLWRYHELLPVRDPANIVTLGEGMTPLLRLPAYGAELGVENLLMKDEGLIPTGTFKARGAAVGVSRAKEVGVRKIAMPTNGNAGSAWAAYGVRAGMEALIAMPEAAPEICRREVTVVGAELKLIDGLISDAGVWIREQLAVREGYQDVSTLKEPYRIEGKKTMGLEIAEQLGWTLPDVILYPTGGGVGLIGIWKALNELLELGWVEGPLPRLVAVQATGCAPIVQAWEQGKPESEPWPDAKTVAFGITVPKALGDFLVLQAIRDTNGCAVAVTDEEILAAVRRCAELEGSFVCPEGAANFAAVKHLREAGWIKPGETVVALNTGTGLKYPETAEL from the coding sequence GTGCGCTTCTCTGCTCTGACCCAGCTGGAATGTCCTCAGTGCGGCCTCCGCCACGACCCGGACCAGGTGATCGGGCTGTGCTCGTGCGGGTCGCCGCTGCTGGTCCGCTACGACCTGGACGAGATCCGGGCGGGGCTGACCAAGGAGGACGTCGCGGCCCGGCCGCCGGATCTGTGGCGGTACCACGAGCTGCTGCCGGTCCGCGATCCGGCGAACATCGTCACGCTGGGGGAAGGGATGACGCCGCTGCTCCGGCTGCCGGCGTACGGCGCTGAGCTCGGCGTCGAGAACCTGCTGATGAAGGACGAGGGCCTGATCCCGACCGGCACCTTCAAGGCGCGCGGCGCGGCCGTCGGTGTCTCGCGGGCCAAGGAGGTCGGCGTCCGGAAGATCGCGATGCCGACGAACGGCAACGCCGGGTCCGCGTGGGCGGCGTACGGCGTCCGGGCCGGGATGGAGGCGCTGATCGCGATGCCGGAGGCGGCGCCGGAGATCTGCCGGCGCGAGGTCACCGTCGTCGGGGCGGAGCTGAAGCTGATCGACGGGCTGATCAGCGACGCGGGCGTGTGGATCCGTGAGCAGCTCGCGGTCCGCGAGGGCTACCAGGACGTGTCGACGCTGAAGGAGCCCTACCGGATCGAGGGCAAGAAGACGATGGGCCTGGAGATCGCCGAGCAACTCGGGTGGACGCTGCCGGACGTGATCCTCTACCCGACCGGCGGCGGCGTCGGGCTGATCGGGATCTGGAAGGCGCTGAACGAGCTGCTCGAGCTCGGCTGGGTCGAGGGCCCGCTGCCGCGGCTGGTCGCCGTACAGGCCACCGGGTGTGCGCCGATCGTGCAGGCGTGGGAGCAGGGTAAGCCGGAGAGCGAGCCGTGGCCGGACGCGAAAACAGTTGCCTTCGGCATCACCGTGCCGAAGGCGCTCGGTGATTTCCTCGTCCTGCAGGCGATCCGCGATACCAACGGCTGCGCCGTCGCCGTCACCGACGAGGAGATCCTCGCCGCCGTCCGCCGCTGCGCCGAGCTGGAGGGCTCCTTCGTCTGCCCCGAAGGAGCCGCCAACTTCGCCGCCGTCAAGCACCTACGAGAAGCCGGCTGGATCAAGCCCGGCGAGACAGTCGTTGCCCTGAACACCGGCACGGGCCTCAAGTACCCGGAAACGGCCGAGCTCTAG
- a CDS encoding winged helix-turn-helix domain-containing protein, whose translation MVTARVPAPGDDGTIDQQEFPLLIAVAASVEERVRLAELVDDVAPLLLVSSLDELRRLLTPAQDPPPAPAAPAEPPRTPDARRTGDALTIDSRRSVAQWRGREAPLTDLEHDLLTKLMTEPVKVWTYEELHQAVWRNRHLRGTADVHSLVKRLRRKLDELGTTVTIDAVRGTGFRLADHQRPAITGLRAG comes from the coding sequence ATGGTCACCGCCCGTGTCCCCGCCCCAGGTGATGACGGAACCATCGATCAGCAGGAGTTCCCGCTGCTGATCGCCGTCGCCGCATCCGTCGAAGAGCGCGTCCGGCTTGCCGAGCTGGTTGACGACGTCGCTCCGCTGCTGCTCGTGTCCAGCCTGGACGAGCTGCGCAGACTGCTCACGCCCGCCCAGGACCCGCCACCGGCTCCGGCCGCGCCGGCCGAACCACCCCGTACGCCGGACGCCCGCCGTACCGGGGACGCCTTGACGATCGACTCGCGCCGGTCGGTCGCGCAGTGGCGGGGGAGAGAGGCGCCGCTGACCGACCTCGAGCACGACCTGCTCACCAAGCTGATGACCGAGCCGGTCAAGGTGTGGACCTACGAGGAGCTGCACCAGGCGGTCTGGCGTAACCGGCACCTGCGCGGTACGGCGGACGTGCACTCGCTGGTCAAGCGGCTGCGGCGCAAGCTCGACGAGCTCGGGACGACGGTCACCATCGACGCCGTACGAGGTACGGGGTTCCGGTTGGCCGATCACCAGCGCCCGGCGATCACCGGATTGCGGGCAGGCTGA